From one Xyrauchen texanus isolate HMW12.3.18 chromosome 17, RBS_HiC_50CHRs, whole genome shotgun sequence genomic stretch:
- the LOC127658159 gene encoding zymogen granule membrane protein 16-like produces the protein MLRLFVVLSALCAMAVPIPLPEFYSYSSAAGDGSGTEYSTANVGRITGIRVYEYAYYYGNYINGIQLRYDGDWTALVGVSYYGNVKEMLLFKDENFVQVSGKYYNGYVNELMFVSNLGRFIKVGQPSGNSFNLYPTHNESELRFISGRQNGFAITSIGAHWAVYYPVSNTTSS, from the exons ATGCTGCGTCTTTTTGTGGTACTCTCTGCGCTTTGTGCCATGGCTGTGCCCATAC CTTTACCTGAATTTTACTCTTACTCCTCTGCTGCCGGGGACGGCAGCGGAACTGAATATTCCACTGCAAATGTGGGCCGCATCACTGGTATCAGAGTTTATGAGTATGCATACTACTATGGCAACTACATCAACGG CATCCAGCTGAGATATGATGGTGACTGGACTGCACTGGTTGGTGTGAGTTATTATGGCAATGTCAAAGAGATGTTACTCTTCAAGGATGAAAACTTTGTTCAGGTCTCTGGGAAGTATTATAATGGTTATGTCAATGAGCTTATGTTTGTCAGTAATCTTGGGCGCTTTATTAAAGTGGGGCAGCCATCTGGAAATTCATTTAACCTCTATCCGACCCACAATGAAAGTGAGCTACGTTTCATCAGTGGACGACAGAATGGATTTGCCATCACCTCCATTGGAGCACACTGGGCTGTTTACTACCCTGTGTCCAACACAACTTCATCATAA